The ANME-2 cluster archaeon region ACAACATTCCCCACTTTGTGGCCTTGATCGACATAGTTGTGGGCTTCTACGATTTCATCCCACTGATAGGTTTTGTCAATAATCGACTTAACCGTCCCATTCTCCATGAGTTCTGCTAGTAGTTCAAGTGATTTGCCAGATGTTTTAGCACTACCTTTAACAGACGCATATGTTCCATTTAAGTTGAGTGCCTTTTTACAAACAGATGTATTATATAATCCAACTGCATCAAATACCATATCATATTTTAAATCACTTAGAGTAAAATCATCTTCTGTATAATCTATCACATGATCTGCACCCAAGCTTTGAACTAACTCAACATTTTTAGTGCTAGTAACGCCTGTAACTATCGCACCGTAATATTTTGCAACTTGTACAGCGTAAGTACCTACACTGCCAGAAGCTCCAATAATCAATATTGATTTACCTTTGGCCTCTTCTATCCCAAGGTCTCTAAGGAAGCGAATAGCAGTAATCCCACCAGTAGGACTCACTGCCGCTTCATCAAATGAAATGTTGGCTGGCTTTTTGACTAAAGCCCCCTTAGTAAACTTACCTTCACTTTGCACAGTCATAAATTCTGCATAAGCACTAAAACCTAAACCAGCAAAAACCATTACCTCATCACCATTGCTATAGCTAGTAACTTCCGCACCTATAGCTTCAATGACACCAGAACATTCAAATCCGAGCACTGGGTATTTTCTAGGTCTAAATAGCCCACTATGAAACCTCGCCATTACTGGATCAGCCTTACGCATCCGTATATCCCCATGGGTCACAGAAGTTGATACAATACGTACTAAAACTTCCTTTGACTTAGGTGTTGGTTTATCTAACGTTGTATACGTAAGGACTTCTGGTCCACCATATGAATTATAAACAATTGCTTTCATTGAATTACCCCTTTCTTCATTGCCTTATTAGTAGCTTAATCATATCTTTTTTTGTAATTAAAAGAAAATGGTGGACAGATAGATTGGATAATGTGTGAT contains the following coding sequences:
- a CDS encoding NAD(P)-dependent alcohol dehydrogenase, with protein sequence MKAIVYNSYGGPEVLTYTTLDKPTPKSKEVLVRIVSTSVTHGDIRMRKADPVMARFHSGLFRPRKYPVLGFECSGVIEAIGAEVTSYSNGDEVMVFAGLGFSAYAEFMTVQSEGKFTKGALVKKPANISFDEAAVSPTGGITAIRFLRDLGIEEAKGKSILIIGASGSVGTYAVQVAKYYGAIVTGVTSTKNVELVQSLGADHVIDYTEDDFTLSDLKYDMVFDAVGLYNTSVCKKALNLNGTYASVKGSAKTSGKSLELLAELMENGTVKSIIDKTYQWDEIVEAHNYVDQGHKVGNVVVRVIAP